The sequence below is a genomic window from Ignavibacteria bacterium.
TCTCAGCCGAAGTATCGCCAGGAACTGCGATCATATCAAGTCCGACAGAACAGACGCTCGTCATTGCTTCGAGTTTTTCTAGAGAGAGATGACCTTTTTGAACTGCTTTGATCATTCCTGCATCTTCGGAAACTGGAATAAATGCACCACTCATTCCACCTATATATGAGCTTGCCATCAATCCACCCTTTTTTACTGCATCATTTAGCATGGCAAGTGCGGCAGTTGTACCAGGCGCACCGACCGATTCCAAACCCATAGCTTCAAGAATAGATGCAATGCTATCACCTTCAGCAGGAGTTGGTGCAAGAGAGATATCTACAATTCCGAAGTTCACTTTCAAAGATTCAGCAACTTTTCGTCCAATCAATTCACCGGCACGAGTAATCTTAAACGCAACCTTCTTAATTGTTTCAGCTAATTGTCCAAGGTCAACTGCTCCGGCTTCTTTGATTGCCTGTAAAACAACTCCTGGTCCGCTAATTCCCACATTCAGCGAAGTCTCAGGCTCACTAACACCATGAAATGCGCCTGCGACGAAAGGATTATCTTCCGGGACATTGCAGAATACTACAAGCTTTGCACAACCAACAGAACCTGCATTGGCACTGAGCCTTGCAGTTTCTTTAATCTGTTTGCTCATCAAATTGACAGCGTCCATATTAATGCCAGCTTTTGTCGAAGCTACGTTTACAGACGAACAGACTCTATTTGTTTCGGCAAGTGCTTGAGGAATTGCTTCTAATAATTCCCGTTCACCATTAGTGTACCCTTTTTGAACAAGAGCACCAAAGCCGCCGAGAAAATCAACACCGACCTTTTCCGCAGCACGATCGAGTGTTTTAGCAATTTTTATGAAATCACCTCTTTTGAAATTATCGAATGCAATTGAAATTGGAGTAACAGAAATTCTTTTATTCGCTATGGAGATTCCAAAACG
It includes:
- a CDS encoding PFL family protein, which gives rise to MPYEFEEILETIRMTAVEHFDIRTVTLGINLKDCADRDIDVACQKIYEKITRVAENHVSTAKEIETRFGISIANKRISVTPISIAFDNFKRGDFIKIAKTLDRAAEKVGVDFLGGFGALVQKGYTNGERELLEAIPQALAETNRVCSSVNVASTKAGINMDAVNLMSKQIKETARLSANAGSVGCAKLVVFCNVPEDNPFVAGAFHGVSEPETSLNVGISGPGVVLQAIKEAGAVDLGQLAETIKKVAFKITRAGELIGRKVAESLKVNFGIVDISLAPTPAEGDSIASILEAMGLESVGAPGTTAALAMLNDAVKKGGLMASSYIGGMSGAFIPVSEDAGMIKAVQKGHLSLEKLEAMTSVCSVGLDMIAVPGDTSAETIAAIIADECAIGIINDKTTAVRIIPAYGKKIGEIVDYGGLLGSAPIMEVRNLRANDFVSRGGRIPAPVRSLTN